In the Pseudodesulfovibrio senegalensis genome, one interval contains:
- a CDS encoding biotin--[acetyl-CoA-carboxylase] ligase, producing MDEAFALVEKDILPEWGSVIAVSQDCGRGQLRRAWKSPPGNVYGSLRLPNHSSRLDLWGDCMDGLIPLVAGYVFCVALEQMGAQVRLKWPNDFVFRERKVGGMLIEERGDVRVLGVGINLASCPDDSEMRKDTALKAGCLCTSDRSNTPLGVWKSLVNRGENIYTALIDAFSPSEFISLAEDRLAWIGRKVIVHEGGDYSYQARIKGLSPEGRLVLERNGKECVLSSGSILPA from the coding sequence ATGGACGAAGCCTTTGCCCTTGTTGAAAAGGATATCCTGCCGGAATGGGGCAGCGTGATTGCCGTTTCACAGGACTGTGGCCGTGGCCAACTGCGAAGAGCGTGGAAATCCCCTCCGGGCAATGTGTACGGTTCTTTGCGTTTGCCAAATCATTCTAGCCGCCTTGACCTGTGGGGTGATTGCATGGATGGGCTTATCCCGCTTGTGGCGGGATATGTCTTTTGCGTGGCTCTGGAACAGATGGGCGCTCAAGTCAGGCTCAAATGGCCGAATGATTTCGTGTTTCGGGAACGGAAGGTCGGGGGAATGTTGATAGAGGAACGCGGCGATGTCCGTGTATTGGGCGTGGGCATCAATCTGGCTTCCTGTCCTGATGATTCCGAAATGCGCAAGGACACCGCCCTGAAGGCAGGTTGTTTGTGCACCTCGGACCGGTCGAATACCCCCCTGGGGGTATGGAAGAGCCTTGTAAATCGCGGGGAAAATATATATACCGCTTTGATTGATGCATTTTCGCCATCCGAATTCATTTCCCTTGCAGAAGACCGTCTTGCCTGGATTGGAAGAAAGGTCATTGTGCATGAAGGGGGCGATTACTCTTATCAAGCCCGAATAAAGGGCCTTTCCCCCGAGGGGAGGCTTGTCTTGGAGCGGAACGGAAAAGAGTGTGTCCTCAGTTCCGGTTCCATACTTCCGGCATAG
- a CDS encoding tRNA nucleotidyltransferase, with protein sequence MEALQGFWYHSQMQIHIAGGAVRDLLLGRRSRDKDYLVLDANKTDFLRAFPHAQEVGKSFPVFIDHGREFSFPRKNNLEDELLARDFTINAMALGPDGDLVCHPMALDDIKNRILRPASGDAITQDPLRIFRAARFWATLPQFSIHPTLLSGMQEASRRGLLRTIPADRIGAEIQKAMGTQKPGNFLRLLQTGDCLKPWFSELKDVIETTACIMDTLAGKPETVWAGLCHTLQAQNGLIAHRLGLRLRLPGRYVVAGEKGAALHLKALQYATLAPEAKVDLLMAAHTSGTFSCVFALADAFRNTNIMHQAQKDLATILQIKLPPEEQNLGPHSGQKLRDLRSKALLKSKRL encoded by the coding sequence ATGGAAGCATTACAAGGCTTCTGGTATCATTCCCAAATGCAAATTCATATAGCTGGTGGTGCGGTACGAGATCTTTTACTCGGACGAAGGAGCAGAGACAAGGATTATCTTGTCCTTGACGCAAATAAAACCGATTTTCTCCGGGCCTTCCCTCATGCGCAAGAAGTCGGCAAATCATTTCCGGTCTTCATTGATCATGGACGAGAGTTCTCGTTTCCACGCAAAAACAACCTTGAAGACGAGCTACTGGCACGAGACTTCACCATCAACGCCATGGCGCTGGGGCCAGACGGTGACCTTGTCTGCCACCCCATGGCTCTTGACGACATAAAAAACAGGATTCTTCGCCCGGCATCCGGCGACGCCATAACGCAAGATCCTCTCCGAATCTTCCGGGCTGCACGCTTCTGGGCAACATTGCCCCAATTCTCCATACACCCGACCCTCCTTTCCGGCATGCAGGAGGCTTCACGCCGGGGGCTGCTCCGAACCATCCCTGCAGACAGGATCGGTGCGGAGATCCAAAAGGCCATGGGGACGCAAAAACCTGGCAATTTCCTGCGCCTGTTACAAACAGGCGACTGCCTGAAACCATGGTTTTCCGAACTGAAGGATGTCATCGAAACAACGGCATGCATCATGGACACGCTTGCGGGCAAACCGGAAACGGTCTGGGCAGGATTATGTCATACGCTGCAAGCACAAAACGGCTTGATCGCGCATAGGCTGGGATTACGGCTGCGACTGCCCGGCAGATATGTGGTGGCCGGAGAAAAAGGGGCCGCGCTTCATTTGAAGGCGCTTCAATACGCTACCCTCGCCCCGGAAGCCAAGGTGGATCTTCTTATGGCGGCACACACTTCCGGAACCTTTTCATGCGTTTTTGCACTTGCCGATGCATTCAGGAACACGAACATAATGCACCAGGCGCAAAAGGACCTTGCAACGATTCTACAAATCAAACTTCCCCCCGAGGAACAAAACCTTGGTCCACACTCGGGACAAAAATTGCGAGATTTGCGCAGCAAGGCGCTGCTAAAAAGTAAAAGATTATAA
- a CDS encoding response regulator encodes MMPFKKFLIVDDDERFALLAARKLEHFGKCYTAESGEEALLYFQHHAQEGAPFDAVFMDIEMPKMNGHEVVGKMRAIEKQMGTGPAKEFKLIMVTAHSDVKNVSMSFFRGLADAYITKNNFLNTVENELRSINLTA; translated from the coding sequence ATGATGCCATTCAAAAAATTCCTTATTGTAGACGACGACGAGCGATTCGCCCTGCTGGCTGCGCGCAAGCTTGAACATTTCGGCAAATGTTACACTGCGGAAAGCGGGGAAGAGGCCCTGCTCTATTTCCAACATCACGCCCAAGAAGGCGCTCCTTTTGACGCTGTCTTCATGGACATTGAAATGCCAAAAATGAACGGGCACGAAGTGGTGGGGAAAATGCGTGCCATAGAAAAACAGATGGGAACAGGCCCGGCCAAGGAATTCAAACTCATCATGGTTACCGCCCACTCTGACGTAAAAAATGTCAGCATGTCTTTTTTCCGGGGCTTGGCAGACGCCTACATCACGAAGAACAACTTCCTGAACACCGTTGAAAACGAATTGAGAAGCATCAATCTGACCGCATAG